In the genome of Corallococcus soli, the window GGAGACGCGCACCGCCAGCGTGCCGGCCAGGGCGCCCATCGCGCCGCCCAGCAGCGTGCCGGGAGGCAGGGACACCGGCAGGGCCAGGGGCAGCAGCAGCATCACCCCGCCCGCCACCATCGCGGTGACGCCCGCGGCCTTGAGGAAGCGGTAGCCGCGCGTCCGGTCCTCCGCGGCGACGCGAAGGTCATACAGGTCCAGCAGGTACAGCGTGAACTGGAAGGTGACGACGAAGGCCAGGCCCAGGCCCACCAGCGTCGGCCACAGCGTGGCGAGCGGCGGCCAGGTCCCCGGAGGCGCGAAGAGGGCCGCGCAGGCCGCGGCACCCGCGACACAGGCCAGCGCGATCGCCGTGCTTTCGGCGAGGAAGAACGTCAACTTCTTGGCTGAAAAGTAGTGGTGAAAAACGCGAAGCACGTGACTCCTCCAACCCCGACCCGCCCACTCCACTCCAGGCCCCGCCCCCCCGCCGCATAGGAGGGGGGACGGAAGGCCAGACAGACTGCCCTCACCTGCACGTCGTGCTGCTTTCGGCCGCTACTTCTTCACGTAGTTCTTCAGGTACGGGGTCGCGTTCACTTCCGCCCCGTTGAGCACGCAGCCCACCAGCGCCGCGCCCGCCAGCTGCTCCACCGCCTGGTTCACCACCTTGGAGGGGGTGACGTTGGCGCGGATGACCATCAGCACGCCGTCCATCTGGTGGCCGAGGATGGCCGCGTCCGCGAAGGGCAGCGTGGGCGGCAGGTCCACGTACACCTCGTCGAAGCCCTCGCGCACCGCCTTGAGGAACTGCTTCATCCGGGCGCTCGCCAGCACCTGGGTGCTCTCCTCCGGCGTGGCGCCGGCGGGGATGACGGCCAGGCGCGTGGAGTTGAAGCGGCGCACCACGTCGCGCACGTCGCACTCGCCAGCCAGCAGCTCCGCCAGGCCCTGCTTGTTGCGCATCCCCAGCGTGGGGGCCACCTGGCCCCGGCGCAGGTCCGCGTCCACCAGCAGGATGCGGCGCTCCGGGTTCGCCCGGGCGGCGGCCAGCGCCAGGTTCACGCTCGTCACCGTCTTGCCCTCGCCGGGCATGGCCGAGGTGAGCGCCACCACCTTCATCGGGCGCTGCTCCCGCATCCGCTCCAGCCGGTAGTACAGCGTCCGGTACTGCTCAGCGGCCGCGGAGGCCGGGGCCGTCAGCGTCACCACCCGACGGTCCACCGCGTTCGAGGAAGCCGCGCTCTCATCCACACGCGGGAGGAAGTTTCCGGCCCGCTCCATCGTCGAATCCATCTGAGTGCTCCAATCTTTTCCGTAGGGGGTCGGCAATTAGTTCAGCGAAGTGGACGAGGAGACGCTGTTCTTGCTCCCGGCCATGGGCATCAACACCCGCTTCTCCGTCTTGCCTTGCATGTTCGGGACCACCGCCAGGACAGGCAGCGTGATGCGCTCGCGGACCTCGGTGCCGTCGCGCAGGCTGTCGTCGCGCATCTCGAGCACGGTGCCGGTGAGGACACCCAGCGCCAGGGCCAGGAGGGCCGCGATGAGCAGGCCGCTCAGGCGGTCCGGACGGGCCGGGGCGGAAGGCACCCCGGCGGGCGAGATGACGTTGAACAGGCTCTGGGCACTCTTGGCTTCCAGCTCCTGGGCGATCTCCGCCTCCACCTTGCGGCTCACCACGCTCTGGTACTTGGTGCGGGCGATTTCATAGTCCCGGTTCATCACCGCCAGCTCATGCGCCCAGCGGGGGGTGTTGTTCAGCCGCGCCTGGTAGGCCTCGGCCTGCTTCTGCAGGTCCACGATGTCCTTCTGGATGGTGCCGACCAGGGTGCTGACACGGGCGCGCTCGTTGCGCTCGGCGAACATGCGGCCCTCGGCCTCCTTGCGCTGCTCGGCCACGGTGCCCAGCTCGCGCTCCATCCGCTTCACTTCCGGGTGGTCCCCGGTCCACTGCGTCTTGGCCTGGGTGAGCGTCCGGGACAGCCCGCTCTGCGCGGCCTCCAGGCGCCCCGCCTCGCTGTCCGCGGCGTTGCGGGCCCGGGCCAGGTCGGAGCGACGGGCCTCGGCGGCGCGCAGCTCCTCGGACTTGGTCTGCAGCTGGGCGCTGATGCGCTCCAGGCCGCGCATGTTCATCTCCATCTGCTCGGGCAGCTCGCCCAGGTGGTCCACCTTGAAGCGGCTGATGTTGGACTCCCACGCGGAGACCGCCTTGCCCAGGGCGACCATCTCCTCGGTGAAGAGGTTGGTGGCGCGGGCCGCCTGCGCCTGGCGGATCTTCAGCGTCTCCTCGGAGAAGATGGCCGGCAGGCGGTTGGTCACCTGCGCCACCACCTGCGGGTCGCGGCCGGAGTAGGTCAGCTCGAACGCCGTCTCACCCTCGACGCGCACGGTGAGGTCCTTGCGCATCTGCTCCACCGCCGCCTCGATGCCCTTCTCGGAGACGAGCTCCGGGTAGAGGTTCATCTCCTCGATGGCCTTCTGGAGCACCGGCCGCGCCAGCAACTCCTGACGCACCGTCACCAGCCGCTGCTCGATGAGCTCGCTCACCGTGCGCTGCACCATCTCTTCACCGGGGCGCTGCGGTTCCACGCGCACCACCACCGAAGCTTCATAAATGCTAGGCCGCGTCATCACGATCGCCGCGCCCACCACGAAGATTGCCGCAGCGATCGCCCCCACCAGGGCCTTGCGACGCCACAGCGCCGAAAGCATCTGGTCCGCCGTCATCCCACGCTCCATGATCCGCTCCTCCATGCCTCGCACTTGCATGCTCCTACCAAGGTGTCATGACCAGACGGAGAGCAAACACATTGCGTGTCAGATCCCCAGCCCCGGCGACGTCCGCCGCGCCCACTTGCGCGATGCGGTCCACCGCCCCCTGCAACGCCAGCTTCCGGTTCATCCGGTACTCGACGCCGCCTCCCACTGCATAGCCCTGCGACACGTTCGTGGTGTTGCGCCACTGCGTGTAGTTCAGATCCGGCGCGGTGCCGTTGCGGAAGAAGCTGGCCGCCCCAAAGGCAGACAACTTCGCCGTGAAACGGTGCGCCGCCATCAGTGATGCGTAATCCGCCCAGACCGCGCCGGAGAACCCGCTGGCACCCACCAGATCGTGTCCAATGGCGAAGCCGATGTCCGACCGCTCTCCTTCACGCACCAGCTCCGCCGTCACGCGAGGCAGCCAGCCCCCGCGGGACGCATCCGCCGGCATGTAGCGCACCGGCCCGCCCCGGAGGGTGAGCGTGGTGGGCCGCGTCAGCCGGTAGCGCAGGGCCGCCGAAGCGCCGTGCGCCTGGCTGTAGTCCCCCGCGTACAGGAAGCCCTGATAGCGATACTCGGCGCCCAATGACATCCGGCGCGTGGTGCGGTACCACAGCTCCACCGACGGGGCGTGCGCGTAGCCCGCCTCCCGTCCCGGTTCGATGATGCGCGTGGCTTCGAAGCTGTAGTTGCCGCGCACGTCCATGCGGTCCGTCACCCGCCCCGTCATCCCCACCTTCGCCTGTGCATAGAAGGTGGGAGAGGTGGAGCGCGCCAGACCGTCACGCGGCAGCGACGTGGGGTCCGTGACGCGGAACACCCTGGTGCTCGCGTCCAATCGCAGCCGGCGCGACAGCACGTTGCGCAGGCCGAAGCCACCCCGGTGATCCAGCGTCGTCTTGCCGGAGCCGTGACGGGCGAGCAGGTCCGCGGCGTAGAACGTGTCCAGCGTGAGCTGTTCGTTCTTCACGTCCAGGCCCACCCGGGGAGACAGCTTCGTCATGAACTGCCCGCCGGTGGCCCCTGCTCCGCCACCCAGGCGCAGATCGTTGTCGAAGCGCTCCTCCGCCGTCAGGCGCAGCCGCGGCTCCAGGATGGTGGCCGCCTGAGCGGCCGGTGCGGCGATGAGACAGCCTGCAATCACTGCCCGCTTCCAGTTGCCCCTCACCGCCGCCCTCCCGTCCTTGCCCACGCCCACGCCCGTTTTCATATCGTCCGGATGTCTGTGTCTTGAGTTGCGTCCGCCCTGCATCACGGGACGACGACGGTGTCACCGGGACGCAGGATGACGTTCTCGCCGTTGGGGGAGACCAGGTCGCTGTAGCGCACCGGGATCTGCCCGCCGTTGCCGTCCGTGCGGATGACGACGATGCCGTCGGAGTTGGCGAAGTCGGTGAAGCCGCCCGCCAGCGCGATGGCCTGGAGCAGCGACACGCGGCCGCGCAGCGGGTAGGCGCCCGGGTGGGCCACTTCTCCCGTCACGAAGACGCGGGTGCTGTTGACCTCGCGGACGATGACCGTCACGCGGGGCTCCTGCACGTACGGCTGGAGGCCCGTCTTGAGCGCCTCGGCCAGCTCCGTGGGCGTCTTGCCCGCAGCCTGGATCTCTCCCACCATCGGGACGGAGATGAACCCGTCGGGCCGCACCGGCACCGTGCGCGACAGCTCCGCGTCACGCCACACGCTGACGTCCAGCACGTCCTCCCGACCAATCCGGTACGGCTGCTCCGCGTTGTCCACCTTCAGCGTCTGCTGGTGAGCACATCCCGACAGGAGGAGCATCCCCAACCCCATCCAGAACCCCGTGCGCCGCATTCCCATCTTCCGCTCTCCTTCGTTCACTGATGTCTGGCGACTGCTGTCCGTCCACCCGCCCTGCGGGCCGAGCAGCACGCTTCTGGCGGTGTCCCTTAGCAGCGCGTGTGCCAGCCTTCGCGAAGAGGGAAAACCCTTGGAATGCAGTGGGTTACGGCGTGCCACATCAGGCGCACATGGGGGGAATCGGCAAAAATTCCGGTCGCACCCGGGTGTTCTCCCCTGTGCTTTCTGCCGATCGCTTCCAACGGGAGGAAGAGGTTTGCCCACGCAAGCCCCTCCCACTTCCACGCGGATCCGCGCCCATGCAGTGCGCCCCCAGTGCGCGGACTTCGGCACGGGACTTGAAGAGGGGTCAGTGCGTTGAACGGTGGTACGGGTTCAAGGTTCCAAAACAGTCACGAGGGGGACAACGGAATGGGCAAGGCGGCTGGGGCGATGGGGTTGGTCTTCATGGTGGGTACCAGCGTGGTGGGCCTGATGGGCGCGGCGATGGGCACCAGCATTGAAGCCGGTGTGTTGGGCATGGTGGGTCTGGCCCTCTATGGGGGCAGCGCGCTGTTGAACGGCAAGGCGGCGGAGCCGACCGGGGTCGCGAAGCAGGCGTAGGCAGGCTGTAGGGCTGTAGGAATCACGGGGCCTCGGGCCTGGACGCGACGGGAAGCAGCGCTTCCCCGCTCCGACCCGGCGGCCCCGTTTCATTTTCCGCCCGGGGGGCTGAACCTCAGGGCTGGTGCCGCTCGGCTTCCGGCGCGCTCCGCGCTTCGGCTTCCGCGACCAGCGCGGGTGGCACGTCGGCGGGCCTGGGCGGCACCTCCGCTTCGGGCAGGGGCCGCTGGGCCTCCGGGGTCGCGGCCTCCTGCCGGCGCAGGCGCAAGGCACGGCTCCACAGGGAGATGCCGGCCCAGACGGAGAGCGCCGCCGCCGGCACGGCCACCACCTGCGGACACCACAGCGCCAGGCCCGCGAAGGCCAGGGGCACCACGCCCGCGCCGAAGACGACCTTGGACTCCGTGCGCCCCAGCTCGCGGTGGTTGGCGACGGCGGCGCCCACCGTGTTGCCCAGGCGCATCGCGCCCGCCGCCGCGCGGCTCATGCTGCCCCGCCGGCCGGGCGCGCCCCGCTGCGAGCGCGGGAGCGGGTGCGGGTTCGCGCGCATCAGGCGCCGGTCCCTGCCGCTGAGCACGACCTGCGTCGCGTGCTCCAGGTCCTCCAGGTACATGGCCTCCATCCGCTGGGCGAAGTGGACGTCCTCCACCGCGACGT includes:
- a CDS encoding CpsD/CapB family tyrosine-protein kinase translates to MDSTMERAGNFLPRVDESAASSNAVDRRVVTLTAPASAAAEQYRTLYYRLERMREQRPMKVVALTSAMPGEGKTVTSVNLALAAARANPERRILLVDADLRRGQVAPTLGMRNKQGLAELLAGECDVRDVVRRFNSTRLAVIPAGATPEESTQVLASARMKQFLKAVREGFDEVYVDLPPTLPFADAAILGHQMDGVLMVIRANVTPSKVVNQAVEQLAGAALVGCVLNGAEVNATPYLKNYVKK
- a CDS encoding GumC family protein — its product is MERGMTADQMLSALWRRKALVGAIAAAIFVVGAAIVMTRPSIYEASVVVRVEPQRPGEEMVQRTVSELIEQRLVTVRQELLARPVLQKAIEEMNLYPELVSEKGIEAAVEQMRKDLTVRVEGETAFELTYSGRDPQVVAQVTNRLPAIFSEETLKIRQAQAARATNLFTEEMVALGKAVSAWESNISRFKVDHLGELPEQMEMNMRGLERISAQLQTKSEELRAAEARRSDLARARNAADSEAGRLEAAQSGLSRTLTQAKTQWTGDHPEVKRMERELGTVAEQRKEAEGRMFAERNERARVSTLVGTIQKDIVDLQKQAEAYQARLNNTPRWAHELAVMNRDYEIARTKYQSVVSRKVEAEIAQELEAKSAQSLFNVISPAGVPSAPARPDRLSGLLIAALLALALGVLTGTVLEMRDDSLRDGTEVRERITLPVLAVVPNMQGKTEKRVLMPMAGSKNSVSSSTSLN
- a CDS encoding polysaccharide biosynthesis/export family protein, coding for MGMRRTGFWMGLGMLLLSGCAHQQTLKVDNAEQPYRIGREDVLDVSVWRDAELSRTVPVRPDGFISVPMVGEIQAAGKTPTELAEALKTGLQPYVQEPRVTVIVREVNSTRVFVTGEVAHPGAYPLRGRVSLLQAIALAGGFTDFANSDGIVVIRTDGNGGQIPVRYSDLVSPNGENVILRPGDTVVVP